One genomic window of Desulfurococcus mucosus DSM 2162 includes the following:
- a CDS encoding Na+/H+ antiporter subunit C — MSESAFTWSLLLIVLVLNALISIYGIVYRRSLVKKLISLTMLSDTVFVVFIMIGYRLVYPSIPPILVELTPENLEYVKQHGVDPLPQALVLTGIVIGMAVNALIAFGIIQAYRLKGTTDARRLVEAVSEEVPEE; from the coding sequence GTGAGTGAATCCGCTTTCACATGGTCTCTGCTCCTGATAGTGCTCGTCTTGAACGCGTTGATCTCCATATATGGCATAGTTTACAGAAGGAGCCTTGTTAAGAAGCTGATTTCTTTAACCATGCTCTCCGACACCGTTTTCGTGGTGTTCATAATGATAGGGTATAGGCTGGTCTACCCCTCCATACCCCCCATCCTAGTCGAGCTAACCCCCGAGAACCTTGAATACGTGAAGCAACATGGCGTAGACCCCTTGCCGCAGGCCCTAGTGTTAACAGGGATAGTGATAGGCATGGCGGTCAACGCGTTGATAGCCTTCGGGATAATACAGGCCTACCGGTTGAAGGGTACGACTGACGCCAGAAGACTCGTTGAAGCGGTCTCAGAGGAGGTGCCGGAGGAGTGA
- a CDS encoding SAM hydrolase/SAM-dependent halogenase family protein, producing MRSGLIALLTDFGYRDPYVGVMKGVIKSINPAAEIVDLTHGVTRHSIVEAAVVLLVSAKYFPHGTIFVVVVDPGVGSERRALVVETNNYILLGPDNGCLSLLAARDGVKRAFDISNTRFKLRDTSHTFHGRDVFAPVAAWISLGVPLEEVGVEVPAGSLRMLDIEAPRVGGDHSVEGSVIYIDVYGNIMTNIGPAEITEAGFLQGDKLKVVGPTGVTGTCVFTTSFSLVAPGELACYMNSWGYLEVAVNMGDAARMLGVAQGSRIMFAKAGHEVRSGI from the coding sequence ATGAGGAGTGGGTTGATAGCTCTGTTAACGGATTTCGGGTATAGGGATCCATATGTTGGCGTGATGAAGGGCGTTATAAAGAGTATTAATCCAGCGGCTGAGATAGTGGATCTCACGCACGGCGTTACCAGGCATAGCATTGTTGAAGCAGCCGTTGTGTTGCTTGTTTCGGCGAAGTATTTCCCGCACGGCACGATATTCGTAGTGGTAGTAGACCCCGGTGTTGGTAGTGAGAGAAGGGCCCTGGTGGTTGAGACAAATAATTATATACTGCTGGGACCCGACAACGGGTGCCTAAGTCTGCTTGCCGCGAGGGATGGTGTTAAAAGAGCCTTCGACATATCAAACACCAGGTTTAAGCTGAGGGATACCTCCCACACGTTTCACGGACGTGATGTTTTCGCACCTGTGGCCGCGTGGATCAGCCTGGGTGTGCCCCTCGAGGAGGTAGGAGTAGAGGTCCCAGCGGGTTCCTTGAGAATGCTTGACATCGAAGCCCCTAGAGTTGGAGGGGATCATTCCGTGGAGGGAAGCGTGATATACATCGATGTCTACGGCAATATTATGACGAATATAGGTCCGGCTGAGATCACTGAGGCGGGCTTCCTACAAGGCGATAAACTCAAGGTAGTCGGCCCTACCGGTGTCACCGGGACATGTGTTTTCACAACAAGCTTCAGCCTCGTGGCCCCCGGCGAGTTAGCGTGCTACATGAACTCCTGGGGCTACCTAGAGGTCGCTGTGAACATGGGTGATGCAGCAAGGATGCTGGGGGTTGCACAGGGCTCGAGAATAATGTTTGCGAAGGCGGGTCATGAGGTTAGATCAGGGATTTAG
- a CDS encoding hydrogenase subunit MbhD domain-containing protein yields MSLTLLLIILGSLLSLVFVYLTVTERDLLKAVGFSAGQSIAYTILLHVFAATDIVLTYIAVSVGIYSALLVYVVSKTERFEEG; encoded by the coding sequence GTGAGCCTCACGCTACTCCTAATAATCCTGGGTAGCCTGCTGAGCCTTGTATTCGTGTACCTCACTGTCACCGAGAGAGACCTCTTAAAAGCCGTGGGGTTCTCAGCAGGCCAGAGCATAGCGTACACTATCCTACTACATGTCTTTGCCGCCACGGACATAGTGTTAACATACATAGCTGTCTCAGTTGGAATCTACTCAGCCCTACTGGTCTACGTGGTTAGTAAGACTGAGAGATTCGAGGAGGGATAG
- a CDS encoding heavy metal translocating P-type ATPase, translating to MRRREPVEIIGVDCSTCIYAIKRRLADLRGNVKLESDFLGNAVIEYDDEYVSLSEIYHAIRDAGYDLVKEELEVFAEEIQPETAVAVEKEIRRLPGILDVRVDTLTCRILVRFNPRTVEKHYILSLLDNMGLSLREEPRGGRGGTKAHIARRFAAFATGLTVLIISMSHILPHDAGIPVLLALSSLTVLLSYDVFLKGFKSLFMWAPTMESLIALSAGITFVSGILLCITGSATRYQAMFLEASAGVLGFVNLGRYLEDSLRKRALTHLTVLETSLNSKVRVVEDGRVEEVSADAVSLNSIIEVKAGEKILVDGIVVDGWGYVDESTFTGEPIPVLKSSENRDRVLAGTILTSGYIRVRVTRKGRDTALYNLLASAREAVLHRPGFQQLADKAVGKLTWIVTASALVTVFSWYIYSGDIFLSLLFAASVLAVSCPCPLGIAIPMVVSIGVIKASREGILVKKGDVFERIPASNILLLDKTGTITVGKPSLKGVVTLGGYSREEIMKYVCSVEQRSEHPLARAISNYCRDAGVSVEDPEFFEHLPGLGVLGVVMGKRVGVGSINLVKGLGVEINSGTQTLIDEIGRSGGTPVLVVIGDEVAAVLEIRDEVREDALNVVKYFKSVGFKVGIASGDIEENVKHVGKELGLDFFYSGLRPEDKGRLIHGIQGGGQRVLYVGDGVNDAIALSAAFVGIAVGNATDIARESGDAILLRDSLETMITLHKLSKRVLRKARENLAWAFIYNGVLIPVAAGVLYPFNGLMLMPEMAALAMILSDVTVILNSLSLLWWKP from the coding sequence ATGAGAAGAAGGGAACCCGTAGAGATTATAGGCGTTGACTGCTCAACATGCATCTATGCTATAAAGAGGAGGCTCGCCGACCTGAGGGGGAATGTCAAATTAGAATCTGACTTCCTGGGCAACGCAGTAATCGAGTACGACGACGAATACGTTAGCCTGAGCGAAATATATCATGCTATAAGGGATGCAGGCTACGATCTAGTCAAGGAGGAGCTCGAGGTCTTCGCCGAGGAGATTCAACCTGAAACCGCTGTAGCAGTAGAGAAAGAGATACGTAGACTACCGGGGATCCTAGATGTAAGGGTTGACACATTAACTTGCAGAATCCTGGTGCGCTTCAACCCTCGTACAGTGGAGAAACACTATATCCTCTCGCTCCTAGACAACATGGGTTTATCTCTCAGGGAAGAACCCAGGGGAGGTCGCGGGGGAACCAAAGCACATATTGCACGTAGGTTCGCAGCGTTCGCAACCGGGTTAACCGTTCTCATTATTTCAATGTCCCATATCCTTCCCCATGATGCCGGTATCCCTGTTCTCCTAGCCTTGTCATCACTGACAGTGCTTCTCTCATATGATGTATTCCTGAAGGGGTTCAAATCCCTTTTCATGTGGGCACCAACCATGGAGTCCCTTATCGCTCTCTCAGCTGGGATAACATTTGTATCAGGCATACTGTTATGTATCACTGGTTCAGCCACACGATACCAGGCCATGTTCCTCGAGGCGTCAGCCGGGGTTCTCGGGTTCGTAAACCTAGGGAGATACCTCGAGGACTCCCTTAGAAAGAGGGCTTTAACCCACTTAACCGTGCTTGAAACCTCGCTTAACTCGAAGGTCAGGGTCGTCGAAGACGGTAGGGTAGAGGAGGTTAGCGCTGATGCCGTGAGCCTGAACTCCATTATCGAAGTAAAAGCCGGAGAAAAAATCCTAGTCGACGGTATAGTTGTTGATGGATGGGGGTATGTGGATGAATCCACTTTCACCGGTGAACCCATACCAGTCCTGAAGTCCTCCGAGAACAGGGATAGGGTGCTGGCAGGCACGATCCTGACCTCCGGATACATAAGGGTTAGGGTGACCAGGAAGGGGAGGGATACTGCCTTATACAACCTGCTGGCATCAGCCAGAGAGGCGGTTCTCCATAGGCCAGGGTTTCAGCAGCTAGCTGATAAAGCAGTGGGCAAGCTAACCTGGATCGTGACGGCTTCAGCGTTAGTGACTGTGTTCTCATGGTACATTTATAGTGGAGACATATTCCTCTCCCTGCTTTTCGCTGCATCGGTACTCGCTGTTTCATGTCCATGTCCCCTGGGGATAGCTATCCCCATGGTTGTTTCAATAGGTGTCATAAAGGCCTCCAGGGAAGGAATACTAGTGAAGAAAGGGGATGTCTTCGAGAGGATCCCGGCCTCAAATATACTCCTCCTTGATAAGACGGGGACTATAACCGTAGGCAAGCCCTCCTTGAAAGGCGTAGTGACGCTAGGTGGTTACAGTAGGGAAGAGATCATGAAATATGTCTGTAGCGTTGAACAGAGAAGTGAGCATCCCTTGGCCAGGGCCATCAGCAATTACTGCAGAGACGCTGGTGTAAGCGTTGAAGATCCAGAGTTCTTCGAGCATCTTCCGGGTCTCGGAGTCCTAGGAGTAGTTATGGGTAAGAGGGTAGGTGTAGGCAGCATCAACCTTGTTAAGGGACTCGGGGTTGAGATAAATAGTGGAACTCAAACCCTAATAGATGAAATCGGTAGATCCGGTGGAACCCCGGTGCTAGTCGTGATAGGTGATGAGGTTGCAGCCGTCCTCGAGATCAGGGATGAGGTAAGAGAGGATGCTCTCAATGTAGTCAAATACTTTAAATCAGTTGGCTTTAAGGTGGGAATAGCTAGTGGAGATATCGAGGAAAACGTGAAGCACGTGGGAAAGGAGCTGGGACTAGACTTCTTCTACTCAGGACTAAGGCCTGAGGATAAGGGAAGGCTTATCCACGGGATCCAGGGCGGCGGGCAGAGAGTCCTGTATGTTGGAGACGGTGTGAACGATGCAATCGCACTGAGTGCAGCATTCGTTGGCATAGCTGTTGGAAACGCAACGGACATAGCGAGGGAGTCGGGGGATGCTATACTCCTCAGGGACTCCCTCGA
- a CDS encoding Na+/H+ antiporter subunit E, with amino-acid sequence MIDRLAASLLVFIIYILIAGSLTPYDIATGVIVASVAGWVTGRYLVRNPGKLLQPSRLLVSLLYFLKYMTVIEFKAHMDVVKRIFNMNIRPGIVKVPVTVVSDYARLLVANSITNTPGTVVVDERDGFFYVNWIDVSTTEPWQARLLISEEFERYASKIFD; translated from the coding sequence GTGATCGATAGATTAGCCGCCTCACTACTCGTATTCATAATATACATACTCATAGCCGGTAGCCTCACCCCCTACGACATCGCTACAGGAGTAATAGTTGCATCCGTAGCCGGCTGGGTCACTGGAAGATACCTTGTCAGAAACCCGGGTAAGCTGCTTCAGCCAAGCCGGCTCCTCGTATCCCTGCTCTACTTCCTGAAGTACATGACGGTGATAGAGTTCAAGGCTCACATGGATGTAGTGAAGAGGATCTTCAACATGAATATTAGGCCAGGGATAGTTAAGGTACCTGTCACGGTGGTATCCGACTACGCTAGGCTACTGGTGGCAAACTCCATCACGAATACACCTGGCACAGTCGTAGTGGATGAGAGAGATGGCTTCTTCTACGTGAACTGGATAGATGTGTCGACTACTGAACCATGGCAGGCCAGGCTACTTATAAGCGAGGAATTCGAGCGCTACGCATCCAAGATATTTGATTAA
- a CDS encoding MnhB domain-containing protein, translating to MERHRLLAVLLVLTIAGAFILTYTGCVEPSTTIKKLGLFYIENSYYGNYSSMSPESVTAIVWDYRGLDTVYETAVFFLAIVGGLAVFRGLKPLRPGRGEGLTGIARTSTKIVSVMIIGASASIALHGHLTPGGGFQGGSTLGVAFLLLIPVYSVYAVLSKGVTSEKLIAVRGLALASIGIVALLPVFKGLELASNTRFYPSHVAGMLISGSLFLYNFFEYIAVAAGFAAVFLYLSLIEEGEGSE from the coding sequence TTGGAGAGACACCGCCTGCTGGCAGTGTTACTAGTATTAACAATCGCAGGCGCCTTCATCCTCACATACACAGGGTGCGTTGAGCCCTCAACCACGATTAAGAAGCTTGGATTATTCTATATTGAGAACTCCTACTATGGAAACTACTCTTCAATGAGTCCGGAGTCCGTTACAGCCATAGTATGGGACTACAGGGGGCTGGACACAGTTTACGAGACCGCCGTGTTCTTCCTCGCGATCGTCGGGGGGCTCGCTGTATTCAGGGGTCTCAAACCCCTGAGACCCGGTAGAGGCGAAGGCCTCACAGGTATAGCTAGGACCTCAACGAAGATAGTGTCTGTGATGATCATCGGTGCATCCGCAAGCATAGCACTCCACGGGCACCTCACGCCTGGAGGAGGCTTCCAAGGAGGATCCACTCTGGGAGTGGCATTCCTGCTACTGATACCTGTTTACTCGGTGTACGCTGTGCTGAGTAAAGGCGTGACATCCGAGAAGCTTATAGCTGTTAGAGGATTAGCGCTTGCATCAATAGGGATTGTAGCGTTGCTACCGGTTTTCAAGGGGCTTGAATTAGCCTCTAACACCAGGTTTTATCCCTCACATGTGGCAGGCATGTTGATCAGTGGAAGCCTCTTCCTTTATAATTTCTTCGAGTATATAGCCGTGGCAGCTGGTTTCGCAGCCGTATTCCTCTACCTTTCACTGATCGAGGAGGGTGAGGGAAGTGAGTGA
- the mnhG gene encoding monovalent cation/H(+) antiporter subunit G, with translation MIEAILFWLGSILLFTGGVFDLIAAIGLLRFPNFYVRLHAATIGAIYGAVFPLIGVALIALGTPELDGRFIIAGGAFATAIILMIIAPVGSHVLAYAAHKSRSVEWNPVYDALEEDEK, from the coding sequence ATGATTGAAGCCATCCTCTTCTGGCTCGGCTCAATCCTCCTCTTCACTGGAGGAGTATTCGACCTAATAGCAGCAATAGGCCTCCTCCGCTTCCCCAACTTCTACGTGCGGCTCCATGCAGCGACAATCGGCGCCATATATGGCGCTGTGTTCCCATTGATTGGTGTCGCATTGATCGCGCTGGGAACGCCGGAGCTAGATGGGAGGTTTATAATAGCCGGCGGCGCATTCGCCACCGCTATAATACTGATGATAATAGCGCCCGTGGGAAGCCATGTACTAGCTTACGCCGCGCATAAATCTAGAAGCGTTGAATGGAATCCCGTATACGACGCACTCGAGGAGGATGAGAAGTGA
- a CDS encoding proton-conducting transporter membrane subunit, which produces MLQHVVGLIPFLPVLGAFITPLTYIVSRSRRVVFAQGVAFSLITLVLSLIAVVQAYREGTPSFYIMGGWPPPLGITYTLDMVSALLALTTSLVMTIIMAYSAEYIVDEGYPWYVTLMLGAFSGMLGVIMTSDVFNLFVMLEVTGVSSYGLVMYYRSKAGSIVSGLKYAFIGAMGTTLYLLALALIYNTYGSLNLVDLSLKIHGYPGSSITLEDAGYSVISAGIIMVLALWTFSIKSGVFPNHFWLPDAHPAAPAPVSAMLSGLVVNVGAIGLYKVLYMMYGGTLPARVTPVRDLASLLVVSTGMVSAIIGALLMGIQQDVKRIIAYSTVMNTGYIFMSLGVLNAGGLLAFLYHTVVHSLAKSTLFLGIGVLVRYAGTRRINELAGFGRIHPLPGIAIGVSVLTLAGIPPLPGFLSKLLMYEALFNYNPVFAIAMIVASAIGLLAYMKLFFTLLFEAPVRKPRDTRYRLAEASALTASLILLVVGAACLFNPGFFNTVFIKPVDQVSDLMTYINHLAKSLI; this is translated from the coding sequence ATGCTTCAACACGTAGTTGGCTTAATCCCCTTCCTACCTGTTCTAGGAGCCTTCATTACACCGCTCACCTACATAGTCTCAAGGAGTAGGCGTGTGGTTTTCGCACAGGGGGTAGCGTTCAGCTTGATTACGCTAGTGTTATCGCTTATAGCAGTGGTTCAAGCATACAGGGAAGGCACGCCTTCATTCTACATTATGGGCGGGTGGCCGCCTCCCCTCGGTATAACGTATACGCTTGACATGGTGTCAGCCCTCTTAGCGTTAACCACAAGCCTAGTCATGACTATTATCATGGCTTACAGCGCCGAGTACATCGTGGATGAAGGATACCCGTGGTACGTGACACTCATGCTTGGAGCGTTCTCAGGCATGCTTGGAGTCATAATGACGTCTGATGTCTTCAACTTATTCGTCATGCTGGAGGTCACAGGTGTCTCATCATACGGCCTCGTCATGTATTACAGGAGTAAAGCCGGCTCCATAGTCTCAGGCTTGAAGTACGCGTTCATCGGAGCGATGGGGACAACGCTCTACCTGCTGGCCCTGGCATTAATATACAACACCTACGGCTCCCTGAACCTGGTGGATCTATCCCTTAAGATCCATGGGTATCCCGGTAGCAGCATAACGCTGGAGGATGCAGGCTACAGCGTGATCTCTGCAGGCATAATCATGGTGCTAGCGCTCTGGACTTTCAGCATTAAAAGCGGTGTGTTCCCCAACCACTTCTGGCTCCCGGATGCACATCCAGCCGCCCCGGCACCGGTTTCAGCCATGTTAAGCGGCCTCGTGGTGAATGTGGGTGCTATCGGACTATACAAGGTTCTCTACATGATGTACGGGGGAACACTGCCAGCCCGGGTTACCCCCGTGAGAGACCTCGCCTCGCTCCTAGTTGTGTCAACCGGGATGGTTTCAGCGATCATAGGCGCATTACTAATGGGCATTCAGCAGGATGTCAAGAGGATAATAGCCTACTCGACTGTCATGAATACAGGGTACATATTCATGTCGTTAGGGGTCTTGAACGCGGGCGGCCTACTGGCATTCCTCTACCATACCGTGGTGCATTCACTAGCTAAGTCCACGCTGTTCCTAGGGATAGGGGTGCTGGTCAGATATGCTGGGACCCGTAGAATCAATGAATTAGCTGGCTTTGGAAGAATACACCCATTGCCAGGGATAGCTATAGGCGTATCCGTGCTGACCCTCGCAGGGATCCCGCCGCTACCGGGCTTCCTTAGCAAACTGTTAATGTACGAGGCGCTCTTCAACTATAATCCTGTCTTCGCTATAGCCATGATAGTTGCAAGCGCCATAGGGCTACTAGCATATATGAAGCTATTCTTCACACTGCTCTTCGAGGCACCGGTCAGGAAGCCTAGGGATACGAGATACAGGTTGGCAGAGGCATCTGCCCTCACCGCATCACTGATACTCCTAGTGGTGGGGGCCGCATGCCTCTTCAACCCAGGGTTCTTTAACACAGTGTTCATTAAACCAGTCGACCAGGTATCCGACCTGATGACCTACATAAACCACCTAGCTAAATCCCTGATCTAA
- a CDS encoding monovalent cation/H+ antiporter complex subunit F, whose product MFQYIEYIAVISAPLYIAAIVLYTLRAVKGPTIPDIVLAIDCIAYDLAVFLALIALYYRSPLMITPSMLLALWAYLLDIFISKHLASKRVEA is encoded by the coding sequence ATGTTCCAGTATATAGAGTATATAGCAGTGATATCGGCGCCACTCTACATCGCCGCAATCGTGCTCTACACTCTGCGAGCCGTCAAGGGACCCACTATACCTGACATAGTGCTGGCAATCGATTGCATAGCATACGACCTAGCCGTGTTCCTAGCACTCATAGCCCTCTACTATCGCTCCCCCCTCATGATCACGCCCTCCATGCTCCTAGCTCTATGGGCATACCTCCTCGACATCTTTATCTCGAAGCACCTTGCCTCGAAACGGGTGGAAGCATGA
- a CDS encoding YHS domain-containing protein → MEYVDPVCGMRVDPSKSKHKTLYKGRIYYFCSSRCKEEFERNPEYYLSHGPRGMPG, encoded by the coding sequence GTGGAATATGTGGATCCTGTGTGCGGTATGCGGGTCGATCCCTCGAAGTCGAAGCATAAAACACTATACAAGGGAAGAATCTACTATTTCTGCAGCAGTAGATGTAAGGAGGAGTTTGAAAGGAACCCTGAATACTACCTGTCCCATGGACCCAGAGGTATGCCTGGCTAG